CATCAGTGACACTTGTCCACCTTATAGAAGAATGTCGCTTGAAGTGTTGCAGgaaaaaacataaaagaaaatgaaaCCGTAACAATAACAGACACATAACCAACATTGATAACCCTGGTCACGAGGTATCAACATATAGGAAAACTCTTAGAAAATAGGAAAGAAGcaagaaaaaaaatacttaaagCGCGAAAATGATATAAGACACATAGCTTTTTTAAAATTAGAAAGGGGTGTTTGGAGCCATGAGTGTGGTGTGTCACACTATAAGAAGTAATTGAAATTCTTAATGAGATGCATAAAGGTATGTGTGACACATATTCTCGAGCCATATCAATCTATTGAGGGATGATCCAAATGAGATAGTACTCTAAGAGATAAAAGGGGTTCATCAATAAGTGTGTTCTTTTTTAGCATAAGTCGTCATAAACAACTTTTCCAACAACGACATAGATGAGAAAGTTCATTGTGATAACACTAGCTATATACCGATAGAAAAGTATGAGAGTGATATAGAAGTCCTAAAATATTGAACGAACATATTACTACATTCGAGGTTACTCAGCTTGAAAAGACTGTAATCGTAAACGTTCACATTGATCATAACTTCATAACCTTACATATTCGTTTACTAAGCTAATGCTTgtagtattttaaatatttagaaCATTAAGCAATTTTGTTTTAGTATCTTTAATATCGCAACGCAATATTTTATCATCTAGCATTATTATGTtacaagtttatatatatatatatatatatatatatatatatatatatatatatatatatatatatatatatatatatatatatatatatatatatatatatatatggtccttaATCAGTTATGGTCACGAGATTGAATAGAACCGACCTACTTTGAGATTACACTTCATGGATCGATGTTATTGAGTGAATCTTGAAAATGATACAACGAATTCTATTAACCTTCTACATGAGACTATGTAAAGCTCTAAATGAGTGTAGTGATATATCTTGAAGTACGTCAAACGTTAATCTGAAAACATGGTAGTTATAAATGCTACTGCCAGATATATCATGAAACTCATGAAGATGACATATATTCAAGAAGAGATTTGTTCTCCTAAGAGTCTAAAGCGTGATGTATGGTAGGTCCTTTAGGTAGAATTAAATAAGATGAAGTGCATGTACACACCTAGATTATCTAACTAAAAGTCTGATCTTATCTTGTATGACTCGAGAAATCCTATGAAGCAGCAAAGTGACTTAGTGTATTCATATTACATTTTTTGTCTAACTCGAGAAAACCTATGAGTAACTAAGTGACTTCATATATTTCTATTACATTTTGACGGGGGATTATGGACAAAAGAAttcacacatgatttggagtagATGCTTAGCACTGTTGATACAGTTAGATGTCATATTGCTTACAAAAGTGAGGGCCTCTTTAAGAATTGTGTGCAAAGAATAAACATATTAAACTCTACTACTGATTATGTATGAGACTATCAAGTCACACACTAAAAGCCTTATACGATTCATAATAATAGTAAATGTTTATTTGATAAAATTTATTGTTTACCaactttaaaatacataaaatgttattaattagaataaaatatttaataattaatataaaGATTTTACTAATTCTATTTTTAGCTTTGGCGTTGTATCTTTTCACATATGTTACTAGGGTTGTAAAAGAATCGAGCGAACACGAATATGAGTTGTTCATATTCGTTTGTTTAAGTTAGTCGAACAAATGAACCAACGAGAACGGATAAACGAACAAGTTTTCTTGTTCATAttcgttcgtttaacaaattatattgttgatgttcgttcgtttatgttcatGAACATGCTAAATGAatataaacgaacgaacataaataaacaaagataaataaacataatttgaacatatataaacatatgaTATAATAATGAATCAAATACGattaaacatatataaacataaaattaaCTTATATaaatgaacaaaaaaaacataaataaacaatataaATCAACGTTCATGAACATCATTAAATGAACGAGACcgttgttcatgttcgttcgtttaactaaatGAACGAAAATTTGTGTTTATATTCGTTCATTTATGAAATAAACGAACTTTCCGCCGAACGGTTCATGAACAGTTCGCTGAACATTGAGTTCATTTACGGCCCTATACGTTACCGTTTAAAATATCCGTTTCAACTACCAACTAGGTCGGGTTTTGACTTGCTATTGTTGTGCGTCGGCAACTGCTTAGGTGTATGTAGGACCATGTTCATTTGGCTTCTCCTGCATTATATAAGTCGAAGAAGGAAAAGAGCTGAATGCCTCACCTCCAACTTTCCTGAACAAATCTTTTCAAACCCATCTGTCCCCATTTGTCTCTTTCCGGCTTTCCCAAAAACACGGTCCTCCAACTCCCAGATTCTTCGATCCACCCTCCACTCTTACTAAATTCATCATCGATTTCTCCAACTGAAATTCAATTCAACACATCGAAATGCTCAGATTCAAGACCATCAAGAAGAAAATGTGGATGTTCTCTCAATAAAAACTTTTCTCTATAACCAAACCCTCTTGTCTTTTACTCTCTAatggacgaaaatatgaacaCACAATCATCTACATCTCTCTCGGTTGTTAAACTCATCAGATTTCCCCTTCGTATGGTTTCTTTCTGGTTTGCACCCACCATCCGTCCTCCTGGTCTCGACCCTTAGACGATCGTCATCTTTGTTGCCCTTAGTTTCTCTTTATTGCTCATaatcataaataacacacacacacacacacacgcacatagTATACCATATTCGTGTCTCGCTCTATTGcaaaacaaaatatatacatatagctGTAAAGGGTATTTGCAAGAATGGATTTTTATAGTCCGAATCATATATTTTCCAACTTGGAATCCATTGTGGATGATAGATTCTTGGGGAACTTAAGTGGGTTCAATGGGGATTTTGAGAATGTTGATGGGTTGTTCTCTAAATCTTCTCAATCTTTGGTGTTGGATGAGGAAAAAGGAGAGCTTGTGAAAGCTCAGCCAAAAGTGATTGGAAAGAAAATAGGATTAATTTCTGAGGAGAAATCTTTGGCTGCTTTAAAGAGTCACAGTGATGCTGAGAGGAGGAGAAGGGAGAGGATTAATGCTCATCTTGACACCCTTCGAGGTCTTGTACCCTCCAATGATAAGGTTTTTGTCTATGCCCTTTCCTCCATTTTAGTTTTGATCATGAATTTGTGAATCTTTATGTGCAATTGGATGTTTCTCCCATAATTTATGTGCTTTTCGATTTGGTTTGCTTGTATATTGTTCCTCATTGTTCGAGCTACATGTCGATCTTTCATGGTCAaagtagggttttttttttttttttttctaaatttggATGCAATGACTCTTTTTGCCACCAAGCTAAACGTGGGAAGCATTTCTATTTTTGGTAAGGGTTATTTCTACTTTTAGAAAAATAGATAATAGTTTTGTTATAAGCTAAAATGCATCCATTTTTAGAAATAGAAACTTTAAAGAATCTACCAAATTATTGCAATATCATCTTGATACAAAGGCAATTTTTACTAAATAGTGTTTTCAAAGTAGTATAATATTTTGGTGAAAtgtatttttgtatatttttcaaATTACAATGCCCTAATAAGAAAGACCTTAGAACACAATGTTTATAGAAATAACTCAAAGTAGGATGCTATGAtgcacaaaaaaaattaaattaagtacgttgctattttatATCTCTTTGTTAGCTGAAACTTATCTATCGTTGTTAATGTTATTGTCATCATTTTAACTAGCTCTATTGCTTTACAATTGTGTCATTGTCACATcagattaaacttttaatgatGGCCAAAGTTATCTTTATATAAACGTAAGCAAGACTCTATGAAGTAGTTTGTAACGTTTTTCATATAAATATTTTGCGTCTTGTGAAAACTACAGTTTCATTTCATTTTTCGAAAGATTTCAAGTTAAAAGtatccttctaaataataaacTGGTGTGGATTTGTGTCCATGGAGTTCCTCTCTTTGTCTTTATGATTTAAGTACCGTACTTAAGTAAATAATTATCTTTTTACTTGAACTCTACATCTAATCAAGAGGTTTAATTTTCGTAATAATATGAGAAATATTGTTCTTGAAAATTGGTTTTGATAACTAATATGGATTATTTATTACATGTCAGTTGTTATTGAAAAGGTGGCATTTTTCAGGCTATAATTAATATCTACACGTCAATGAAATAATGTTGTATATGTACAATTATTGTATTAAAATATATTTAGTCCACTTTCATTTACTATTTGATTATTGAACTTAgtttgatataaatattatatttcaaGGAGGCTCAGTAGTCAAAGAAGCAACGTATATAAGTTCTTCTCTTTTGGTAAATTAATATCTGTATTACTTCCACGTTTGCTATACCAAATACATGATATTAGGAATATTGCTCCATCCGTTCCCAAAGAAATGAGATacaaattgactttgacttttaaagtcaAATCTATTACTTTGTGAACTCAAAACTAATGGAACACTTCGCCACATGTTTGGTAAACTATATACATCTCGTTTATACTTATAAAACCATAAGCCCTAATTTGGCATTGATAAAAGACAAAATGGGATAGTTCCTCACTCTCGATCTCCCCTATGTGGCAAAAGACGAATATGCCCTCCCCATCTCATAATGAAAAACAGCCATAGAAAACTTTTCTTTGATCGTCATGTCCATAGTAACCAACACATACTAACAAATTATAAATTCATGAATTTTCTTATGTTCTATTTTGAGGTTAAATGTAGCCGGTTTGACTGAAAGTCAACGCATATGTTCGTGTAGAAACAAACAAACTAAGATTATGTTATTTTGAACAGATGGACAAAGCCACATTACTGGCGGAAGTTATCCACCAAGTAAAACAACTCAAAATAAATGCGACACATGCAAGTAAAGGTTTACTCATGCCAGAAGACACCGATGAACTCAAAGTTGAGAAACTCAACAATGGAGGTTTGGTTTTTCACACTTCTTTCTGTTGCAAGAAACGCCCTGAGCTCCTAGCTGATGTAAGACGATCTCTTTCTTCCCTCAAAGTCAAAATCGAGAGGGCAGAATTGTCAACTTTAGGTGACCATGTAAAAATGGTTTTCGATTTTACCAAAACCAGCAATGGCACCATGGATGAAGATATAATTAGTTCTATTCATGATGCTTTTACTTCTGTTATGGAGAAGGGATCAATCTCACCCGAATATTCCCCAAGAACAACACTACCAAACAAGAGGAGGAGGTACTCTCTTTGATGTTCTTACTCTTCTTGATTTTCCCATGTTGACTACAAAATCCCCTATTCTTAGTTTTCTCATGCTTTTTTCATGAGGAAATGAAATATGTATAAATTTTTGGAAGTTTCTGGTCTTAAAATACAATAAGTTTACATATCCAATGATCAAGAAAGTGTAGTACTTGATCATGTAATGGCCTTATGATGCTTTTTGTGTGCATCTTGTGTATGTAAATATATGGAAAGATGAATATTAAGATACTTATATTTAAGACAATGGTGTGTTGTATAATTTCTAaataaagttgtagtatatggtTGCTATTAATGGATGGTATATTGGTATTCCAATTCTTGTTTGTTTCCTATGTGCCTGGTATCTATGCTAGATAAGGATATGGTGAGTTATGTATATTTATGACATGTTTGATATCGCAAGACAGAAGGACAACATGCTTTGTATTAAGTTTAGTGTTCATTGGACACTCAAAACTGTGAGGTATGGGCCCCTTCTCGATCTCTTTTCTATGCAAAACATGTGAATGCATTTCTCATCTTAATCATCGAAACTAGTGCTAAAAACTTGTCTAGTCAGTTCATGTCCATACAAATCTCTCAAAGATTGTCCTATTTACTCTTGTCTtttgtaacaaatgcaactttaatataaaatattcttACTTAAATATGCACAAACAAAAGAGAGCAAACATTTTCAGATTGTGGAAAGCCCATTTAAATTCTCTTACTTATGTTAACAGGGTATGCGACCTTTTCAACAAAAATAGGCATTAACATTTAACAAACGACCAGTCTATATATAGaaatcaaataacaccaagggcCAATCAAGCAATAAACAAGCCAATAAGTACGTTTTAACGTGGACAAAAGATAGTGTGATAGTGGTCTAATGACTTGGGCCACTTTTTAACAAGTTCATTAATAAAATCATACCACAAAAGCGCAAAGTTAAACCCTTACCCAACTAGGAtaagaaaataaaatctaaacaaatttcatttaatattatatttaaatttataaattaaatatattaaatataaaccGCCAATGGATCTACCTATGCTGAGTTCAACTTTAACTCATTTATTTAAAATGTGGGTTCAAAAATTCATAAAGGTGACGAGTCCTATATAAAATATCCCTATTTAAATAACTACGTTGGGTTCGGTTGAAGATTTTAACACAATCTAATTTGTTTATTTAAAAGGGTTAATGTTTTTAATCCAACTCAATACAAACTGTTATATAAATGGGCTGCCACATTGACCATATAAGTATATCCTAACAACCTACTAATTAATCAGTTAAATCAAGATTAACCCATTTAAAATatgcgttatatatatatatatatatatatatatatatatatatatatatatatatatatatatatatatatagagagagagagagagagagagagagagagagagagagagagagagagaaaagattcAATATTTTAGGTCAGTTTACGAAATAatctcaaataaaaaaaaatttacaaaaaaaattcaaaaaaccagCAAAATGTTGCATTCAGACACTTTTCTCTAGGTTACAAACGTAACAAATTAATTTGAGACCATTTCGTAAACCAACCCACAATATTAAGACTTTTCTCCAAAAAAAAcccttataataataataataataataataataataataataataataataataataattttattgaaacacaaataaatatattattttttaaattcattattattaatattattaaataaacacacacacacacacacacacacacacacacatatatatatatatatatatatatatatatatatatatatatatatatatatatatatatatatatataggtgtttaaAGTAACTATTGTGTGATTGTATGTATAATTGTAGGCCATATCATTCCAAAAGAGTAGTTTGGTAATGTTAGCTGTAATTATTTATGGTAAttgttaattgaattaataacccCTTTAAATAGAAAATCAATTTTACTTCACCAATCGTTCATCTTTGTTAACCCTAATCCCCGATAAACCATCGATCACAACCATTTTATCGGCGGCCAAAAACCACCGGTAACTCTCTCCACCGGATGTCCTCTACCGGTCATCATCATTACTGTCTCAACAATCTCACTCCTCCCTTTCATCCTTGAATCATGTTGCTATCTTCATAACCTTATCC
The genomic region above belongs to Lactuca sativa cultivar Salinas chromosome 4, Lsat_Salinas_v11, whole genome shotgun sequence and contains:
- the LOC111884890 gene encoding transcription factor bHLH30; protein product: MDFYSPNHIFSNLESIVDDRFLGNLSGFNGDFENVDGLFSKSSQSLVLDEEKGELVKAQPKVIGKKIGLISEEKSLAALKSHSDAERRRRERINAHLDTLRGLVPSNDKMDKATLLAEVIHQVKQLKINATHASKGLLMPEDTDELKVEKLNNGGLVFHTSFCCKKRPELLADVRRSLSSLKVKIERAELSTLGDHVKMVFDFTKTSNGTMDEDIISSIHDAFTSVMEKGSISPEYSPRTTLPNKRRRYSL